A window of Zingiber officinale cultivar Zhangliang chromosome 5A, Zo_v1.1, whole genome shotgun sequence contains these coding sequences:
- the LOC121981571 gene encoding transcription factor bHLH78-like — MLRGQLQCLSPRFLLFCSFPSSAASFSILILILLLLRRRRRRRLSELKNIAFSPFACFSRRFFVSGMEKERFFGGGWKSAHAGLLPEVSAFAGDEHLPHSFVGFGWEQPVHGQEAHAQQLESALSSLVSSPSSNAPDGNDSVVIRELIGRLGSICNSGNVSPSSRCHSAHASYYSTPLSSPPKLNLAGADHQRQRMLVNQVAAAPFLADQGFAERAARFSCFGAAEAGQLSRVSSRQSLAKEVAASYAMMAGSSSSPEASSASEKLTAVVAEHNARKRKAAPKGKGKAAAPSSSSAMDPPEEENSDSKRCKAAEAGGADKDAPVKPKTEQNSSDDGNAKPPEPPKDYIHVRARRGQATDSHSLAERVRREKISERMKLLQDLVPGCNKVTGKAVMLDEIINYVQSLQRQVEFLSMKLATLDPQLEFDTETLLSKEMHQVHVPLPQQVLFPLDMATSAFSLAQLPLKLAENPPDSMFSSLQLPPIDHLANLWEDDLRYVVQTGFPQSQEAPFSSGALRAE, encoded by the exons ATGCTCCGAGGTCAACTGCAATGCCTTTCTCCCCGCTTTCTTCTCTTCTGCTCTTTTCCTTCTTCTGCCGCCTCCTTCTCCATTCttattcttattcttcttcttctccgtcgtcgtcgtcgtcgtcgtctttcCGAGCTTAAAAACATCGCCTTTTCCCCTTTTGCCTGCTTCTCGCGGCGGTTTTTCGTGTCGGGAATGGAAAAGGAGCGATTTTTCGGTGGCGGCTGGAAGTCGGCGCACGCGGGGCTTCTGCCGGAGGTGAGCGCCTTCGCCGGAGATGAGCATCTGCCGCATTCCTTCGTCGGCTTCGGGTGGGAGCAGCCTGTGCACGGCCAGGAGGCCCACGCGCAGCAGCTCGAGTCGGCGCTCAGCTCCCTCGTCTCGTCGCCGTCGTCCAACGCTCCGGACGGCAACGACAGCGTGGTCATTCGCGAGCTCATCGGACGGCTCGGCAGCATCTGCAACTCCGGGAACGTCTCCCCTTCCTCTCGGTGCCACAGCGCGCACGCTTCCTACTACAGCACGCCGCTCAGTTCTCCCCCGAAGCTCAATCTCGCCGGGGCGGATCACCAGCGGCAGCGCATGCTCGTGAACCAAGTGGCGGCCGCGCCGTTCTTGGCCGACCAGGGGTTCGCAGAGAGAGCGGCGCGGTTCTCCTGTTTCGGCGCCGCCGAGGCCGGCCAGCTCTCGAGGGTCTCCAGCAGACAGTCTCTGGCGAAGGAGGTAGCAGCATCCTACGCGATGATGGCAGGGTCGTCGTCGTCGCCGGAGGCTTCGTCGGCGTCGGAGAAGTTAACGGCGGTCGTCGCCGAACACAATGCGCGGAAGCGGAAAGCGGCTCCGAAGGGCAAAGGAAAAGCGGCGGCGCCGTCATCTTCCTCCGCCATGGATCCTCCCGAG GAGGAAAACTCTGACTCAAAGAGATGCAAAGCAGCGGAAGCCGGCGGCGCCGACAAGGATGCGCCCGTCAAACCCAAGACCGAGCAGAACAGCAGCGACGACGGCAATGCCAAGCCGCCGGAGCCGCCCAAGGACTACATCCATGTCAGGGCAAGAAGAGGGCAAGCCACCGATAGCCATAGCCTCGCCGAGAGG gTCAGAAGAGAGAAGATCAGCGAGAGGATGAAACTACTGCAAGATCTTGTGCCAGGCTGCAACAAG GTCACAGGAAAGGCTGTTATGCTCGATGAGATAATCAACTATGTGCAGTCCTTGCAGCGGCAAGTCGAG TTCTTGTCCATGAAGCTGGCCACCTTGGATCCCCAGCTCGAGTTCGACACGGAGACTCTTCTCTCGAAAGAA ATGCATCAAGTTCATGTGCCATTGCCACAGCAAGTCCTCTTTCCATTAGACATGGCGACCTCAGCTTTCTCACTTGCTCAGCTGCCTCTGAAGCTTGCTGAGAACCCGCCGGACTCGATGTTTTCGAGCTTGCAACTACCTCCTATCGATCAT CTTGCCAATCTCTGGGAAGACGACCTTCGGTATGTCGTTCAGACCGGGTTCCCGCAGAGCCAGGAGGCACCATTCTCCTCCGGAGCTCTTCGAGCCGAGTGA